In the genome of Candidatus Bathyarchaeia archaeon, one region contains:
- a CDS encoding FtsX-like permease family protein, which yields MPISYVIKRLVRSWQLYIALLLGVLLASTFFAGVNVGADTAAKQALDQALAKVPVDFYINGYQTLSSRNATTLLGNVSATEGVIQAEVISKVYANIRLPNEDYYHTARLVGIQPNSQVYQGWAEHPSSIAENETYVLANSGLAKTLKQGDTIQVNMTMPFYQPDSPEPKAVSYTLNLTVAGFAELDDRASALVQGQYFAYDFSFFMMGPGNPAVIPSYIEDLLIVDWEKTMVRFVDLFHEISQFFFETDILMYVDRGAVISIWDIPGSLNRLETLRRKIEQQVSRGGFGLPVAGGLQGVLTFSQMMLTMMRLAFIAVSLPVFFVAWYMGTTVSDVSFNLRRREIGLLLTKGFSRSQLFRMFLVEALLIGIIAGAIGILLGIALTPVFVRAVGGEFAATPIIGVDTMIMTVFFSVVLIVLAVFRPARRASNLPTVDALREYMLIEEVKPYKKRWPWIAFILGTYKLIILALGINLFNEVSRLAMYGTNFLLTILAILWAIIDAILTYIGPVLFFWGFTKIFIRGSLKFQEITAKAAKFLGDLGVLATRNVQRNPARAASVAFLIALIIGYGIQITGTLASDQDYNTRVIYATIGSDMKVDLQPPVNISATTDLAETIRDSVPGVASTTTEYSLYGSSSFGSLQLTAINTTDWRNTAYYEEGWFSGNDITTAFEKLASDNRTIILDRDTAERNDLHLGDRIKVTFYGDRFGMDTASRDLTIVGFFGVKRPDSPIFGQISIYNPLSYTSHELFHETRLIVSNTSSSRILMKLTSGTNGTAAAEQTRTLVPATATVYSVSEQIQLQQSNPMYTGTLNVQRLGVAFAIVAASVGTALVSLVSLKERQREASMMGVRGLSFKQLTIMLLTENLAVVTFAVLLGTIAGIVIVYGNVASSTATTAALVSKRLVFPIDALLTIFAYFGLVFASSIIPVIIMSRRYVSRLDRVVRQA from the coding sequence GGCTTCAACCTTCTTCGCAGGAGTCAACGTAGGAGCCGACACAGCAGCAAAACAAGCATTAGACCAAGCGTTGGCAAAAGTCCCAGTGGACTTCTACATAAACGGCTATCAAACACTATCATCCCGAAACGCCACAACTCTACTCGGGAACGTGTCTGCAACTGAGGGCGTCATCCAAGCCGAGGTAATCTCTAAGGTATACGCCAATATACGTCTGCCAAACGAAGACTACTACCACACAGCTCGACTCGTCGGCATACAACCAAACTCACAAGTCTACCAAGGCTGGGCAGAACATCCCTCTTCAATTGCTGAAAACGAAACCTACGTCCTAGCCAACTCAGGCTTAGCCAAAACACTGAAGCAAGGAGACACAATTCAAGTCAACATGACAATGCCATTTTACCAACCTGATTCTCCAGAGCCAAAGGCAGTCAGCTATACTCTCAACCTCACAGTTGCAGGTTTCGCCGAGCTCGACGACAGAGCGTCAGCGCTTGTGCAAGGCCAATATTTTGCCTACGATTTCAGCTTCTTCATGATGGGTCCGGGAAATCCGGCTGTCATTCCCAGCTACATCGAGGATTTGTTGATAGTTGACTGGGAAAAAACCATGGTTAGATTCGTAGACTTGTTTCACGAAATTTCTCAATTCTTTTTCGAAACCGACATTCTCATGTATGTTGATCGCGGCGCGGTGATCAGCATCTGGGACATACCTGGCTCTTTGAACAGGCTTGAGACTCTGAGACGCAAGATTGAGCAACAGGTCAGCAGGGGCGGGTTTGGTCTGCCTGTTGCAGGTGGACTTCAGGGCGTTTTGACTTTTTCGCAGATGATGTTGACCATGATGCGACTGGCTTTTATCGCGGTGTCATTGCCGGTGTTTTTCGTAGCTTGGTACATGGGCACAACGGTTTCAGATGTTTCCTTCAACCTTAGACGTCGCGAAATAGGGTTGCTATTGACCAAGGGCTTCTCCAGAAGCCAACTCTTCCGAATGTTCCTCGTTGAAGCCCTACTAATCGGCATCATTGCAGGAGCCATCGGAATACTTCTCGGTATCGCGTTGACTCCCGTATTCGTCAGAGCTGTCGGCGGCGAATTCGCAGCCACACCCATAATAGGAGTTGACACTATGATAATGACTGTTTTTTTCAGCGTTGTCTTGATTGTTCTAGCTGTTTTTAGACCCGCTCGAAGAGCCTCAAACCTGCCCACTGTAGACGCCCTCCGCGAATACATGCTTATAGAGGAAGTCAAACCCTACAAAAAACGATGGCCATGGATTGCATTCATCCTAGGCACATACAAGCTGATAATACTGGCTTTAGGGATAAACTTGTTCAATGAAGTCTCAAGACTAGCCATGTATGGAACCAACTTCCTGCTAACTATACTAGCAATATTGTGGGCAATAATTGATGCAATCTTGACATACATTGGTCCTGTCCTGTTCTTCTGGGGTTTCACAAAAATATTCATCCGAGGCTCGTTGAAGTTTCAGGAAATCACGGCGAAAGCAGCCAAGTTTTTGGGCGACTTAGGTGTTTTGGCAACAAGAAACGTGCAGAGGAATCCCGCACGAGCCGCGTCCGTAGCCTTCCTAATAGCTTTGATAATAGGCTACGGCATACAAATAACAGGAACTCTAGCCAGCGACCAAGACTACAACACGCGCGTCATCTATGCCACCATAGGTTCCGACATGAAAGTGGATCTGCAGCCACCAGTCAACATTTCAGCCACAACGGACCTAGCAGAAACAATTCGTGACAGCGTACCGGGAGTCGCCTCCACAACCACAGAATATTCACTGTACGGATCTTCAAGCTTCGGAAGCCTTCAACTGACAGCGATCAACACAACAGACTGGCGCAACACAGCTTACTACGAGGAAGGCTGGTTCAGTGGCAACGACATAACGACGGCCTTTGAGAAGCTGGCATCAGACAATCGCACCATAATCTTGGACCGTGACACAGCGGAACGCAACGATCTGCACTTGGGAGACCGAATAAAAGTGACTTTCTATGGAGACAGATTCGGCATGGACACTGCCTCCCGAGATCTAACCATTGTGGGATTCTTCGGTGTCAAGCGACCAGACTCACCCATATTTGGTCAAATCAGCATATACAATCCTTTATCTTACACCTCCCACGAATTGTTCCACGAAACACGCCTAATTGTCTCAAACACTTCCTCAAGCAGAATACTCATGAAACTAACAAGTGGAACCAATGGAACTGCCGCGGCGGAGCAAACTAGAACACTCGTACCTGCCACGGCCACGGTCTATTCTGTTTCTGAACAGATACAATTGCAGCAAAGCAACCCCATGTACACAGGCACATTAAACGTGCAACGATTAGGCGTGGCATTTGCCATCGTTGCAGCCTCAGTTGGAACAGCGCTAGTTTCGCTCGTCAGCTTGAAGGAGAGGCAGCGAGAAGCTTCCATGATGGGCGTACGCGGACTGTCATTCAAGCAATTGACGATCATGCTGTTAACAGAGAACTTAGCCGTGGTAACCTTTGCAGTTCTGCTTGGAACCATAGCTGGAATTGTAATAGTCTATGGAAACGTTGCTTCATCCACCGCCACAACGGCAGCTCTTGTCTCAAAACGCCTAGTCTTTCCAATCGACGCCTTACTAACCATATTCGCCTATTTCGGTTTGGTATTCGCATCCAGCATTATCCCAGTCATAATAATGTCAAGAAGATACGTTTCAAGATTAGATAGAGTGGTGCGACAAGCTTGA
- a CDS encoding adenosine-specific kinase has protein sequence MEFSVVKIDVPEDVNIILGTAHFIKTVEDLYEALKNSVPDIKFGIGFCESSGPCLVRREGNDDELTTLASKCALELACGHSFVIFIKNAYPINVLDTIKRVPEVCTIHAATANPLQVIVAETEQGRGILGVVDGMKSKGVETEADIKARREFLRRIGYKL, from the coding sequence TTGGAATTTAGTGTCGTAAAAATTGATGTACCTGAAGATGTTAACATAATCCTAGGCACAGCGCATTTCATCAAGACCGTGGAAGACCTTTACGAGGCCTTGAAAAACAGCGTGCCAGACATCAAGTTTGGCATAGGTTTCTGCGAAAGCTCCGGACCATGTTTGGTGAGAAGGGAAGGTAACGACGATGAACTCACAACCTTAGCCTCGAAGTGCGCGTTGGAATTGGCATGCGGTCACTCGTTTGTCATTTTCATTAAGAACGCTTATCCGATAAACGTTCTGGACACGATCAAACGTGTACCCGAAGTATGTACCATACACGCTGCGACTGCCAACCCGCTCCAAGTAATTGTGGCTGAAACCGAGCAAGGAAGAGGGATATTGGGCGTAGTTGATGGCATGAAGAGCAAGGGAGTGGAGACAGAAGCCGACATAAAGGCTCGAAGAGAGTTCTTGAGAAGAATCGGCTACAAGCTCTAA
- a CDS encoding PqqD family protein gives MRTNGEAKASPRKKAIKRKRIVVRDSLESSGHYLVLNTSNGDSYEINATGKLILDCCDGSLTKDEIAKKIADTYRPKEKVLNIDVIRYLNLLLKKGILDEEE, from the coding sequence ATGAGAACAAATGGTGAAGCGAAAGCCTCTCCGAGAAAAAAAGCGATCAAAAGAAAAAGAATAGTTGTAAGAGACAGCCTCGAAAGCAGTGGTCATTATCTGGTACTAAACACTTCCAATGGAGACAGCTACGAGATAAACGCCACTGGCAAGCTAATCTTGGATTGCTGTGACGGTTCTTTAACGAAAGACGAAATAGCAAAGAAGATTGCCGACACGTACAGACCCAAGGAAAAAGTCTTAAACATAGACGTAATCAGGTATCTCAACCTCTTGTTGAAAAAGGGCATCTTGGATGAAGAGGAATAA
- a CDS encoding asparagine synthase-related protein, protein MAPIEGLQTDVCSYGAFSAVWAASKWAPISHIADDSGAAIVWGEPTKDPGSERVDAERLRVLWKPRSEVPPVFDGFYAAALYSPEEGLLMGVDILGIFPVYYYSTDDLILVGSSPELFRFHPAFRMQFNPAGLVGIFLASGLFDGKTLLQGVNRLGAGNMLVWRWEKGASEVNQYRVPLSQKYFDFSLKEQLDVLDEAIGSAVRRYTVKGARYTMLLSGGLDSRMVAGYLKREGVEFTALTDGLPTDIDAECAAQVSADLGVKHDLIDVGAREWLQYAHVSLKWEFLANGFTGGRTWGICSHLEKRTPRVIAGFLGDAILGGLYINWAKNPMSFRGLGGDLSFDAFFHQINRRGVPRFVLKKLLRKELFDDFVQDTIARVRREYESYSDLEFQRAWCFDLHHQERFRPGNMVWILSFGAWPVLPLIDRGILEVAAGLPVSAFNNRRLETELVCKQFPNLASLPLDRSSYDTTPLKPTIKQRLMWFAIGDGGVWKLSGNARHLRRFLYSHLRGVEPRYYYRVWDFNSANWRAIRREAEKNRELAGQFFDESVFGKVLPGPDATLEFDNPAVESMGLKCLIGFVLWLESHCEKI, encoded by the coding sequence TTGGCTCCAATAGAAGGATTGCAGACAGATGTTTGTTCTTATGGAGCTTTTTCTGCTGTCTGGGCGGCGAGCAAATGGGCGCCTATCAGTCATATCGCCGACGATAGCGGTGCAGCAATAGTATGGGGAGAACCTACCAAAGACCCTGGCTCGGAAAGAGTCGACGCAGAGCGGCTTCGTGTTCTGTGGAAACCAAGAAGCGAAGTGCCGCCTGTTTTTGACGGTTTCTACGCAGCCGCATTGTACAGTCCTGAGGAAGGCTTATTGATGGGGGTTGATATTCTAGGAATCTTTCCAGTCTACTATTATTCTACGGATGATTTGATTCTGGTTGGCTCCAGCCCCGAACTCTTTAGGTTCCATCCCGCTTTTCGAATGCAGTTCAACCCCGCTGGTCTTGTGGGCATTTTTCTTGCTAGCGGTTTGTTCGATGGCAAAACTTTGCTTCAAGGGGTCAATCGTTTAGGCGCTGGCAACATGCTTGTTTGGCGATGGGAGAAAGGAGCAAGCGAAGTGAACCAGTATCGAGTCCCGCTTTCACAGAAGTATTTTGATTTTTCATTGAAGGAGCAGTTGGACGTGCTCGATGAGGCAATTGGCAGTGCAGTTAGGCGTTACACGGTTAAGGGCGCTAGGTACACTATGCTTCTTTCAGGCGGGCTCGATTCAAGAATGGTCGCAGGCTACCTTAAACGAGAAGGCGTTGAATTTACAGCTTTAACCGATGGATTGCCAACCGACATTGACGCAGAATGCGCGGCGCAAGTATCCGCAGATTTAGGCGTTAAACATGACTTAATTGATGTCGGAGCACGGGAATGGCTCCAATACGCACATGTGTCGTTGAAATGGGAGTTTCTAGCCAACGGTTTCACAGGTGGCAGAACCTGGGGAATCTGCTCTCATCTGGAAAAGAGGACGCCTCGAGTCATCGCAGGCTTTCTGGGCGACGCCATACTAGGAGGACTTTATATCAACTGGGCTAAAAATCCCATGTCATTTCGTGGTCTTGGTGGTGACTTGTCTTTTGACGCCTTTTTCCATCAGATTAACAGGCGTGGTGTCCCTCGGTTCGTCCTTAAGAAGCTGCTACGAAAGGAGTTGTTTGATGATTTTGTTCAAGACACGATAGCGCGTGTTAGAAGAGAATATGAAAGCTATTCAGATCTAGAGTTTCAGCGCGCTTGGTGTTTCGACCTGCATCATCAAGAACGGTTCCGTCCAGGAAACATGGTGTGGATTCTCTCCTTTGGAGCATGGCCAGTGCTACCTCTGATTGACCGAGGCATCCTTGAAGTCGCTGCAGGCTTGCCCGTATCTGCATTTAACAATCGACGGTTGGAAACAGAGCTAGTTTGCAAGCAGTTTCCAAACTTAGCCAGCCTGCCTTTAGACCGTAGTTCATACGACACAACTCCGTTGAAACCCACAATCAAACAACGGCTCATGTGGTTTGCGATTGGCGACGGAGGGGTTTGGAAGTTGAGCGGAAACGCTCGTCACCTGCGTCGCTTTCTATATTCCCATCTGCGTGGCGTTGAGCCACGATATTACTATCGCGTGTGGGATTTCAACAGTGCGAACTGGAGGGCAATAAGACGTGAGGCGGAAAAGAATCGTGAATTAGCGGGACAGTTTTTCGATGAGTCCGTGTTCGGAAAGGTCTTGCCTGGTCCCGATGCGACTTTAGAGTTTGACAATCCCGCGGTTGAATCGATGGGTCTGAAGTGTTTAATCGGATTCGTGTTATGGCTAGAGAGCCACTGCGAAAAAATCTGA
- a CDS encoding ABC transporter ATP-binding protein: MKGADITVKDVVKAYRMGKLEVQALRGLSMTVKEGEVVAIIGPSGSGKTTLLNIMGGLDTATAGTVIVGDLQVTALAPAQLIDYRRKTVGHIFQTLNLIPTLTAAENIELPMMALGIDKSKRKQRVKELLGVVGLTPRADHKPDELSGGEQQRAAMAAALANDAPVILADEPTGELDTTNAKIVVDYLVKISRELGKTIIMVTHDPNIARHADRILRIEDGTIKAALTPAQVLEPTAAISYVDQLKSRLVDIDAQMEQLDKDFRAGKIDGDQYAEQRQRLNQAKTGLLDELHRMGVVI, from the coding sequence TTGAAAGGCGCAGATATAACCGTAAAAGACGTAGTCAAAGCGTATCGCATGGGCAAGTTGGAAGTCCAAGCCCTACGCGGCCTGAGCATGACCGTTAAAGAAGGCGAAGTAGTCGCAATCATAGGACCTAGCGGAAGCGGAAAAACCACCCTGCTCAACATCATGGGCGGTTTGGACACTGCAACCGCGGGCACAGTAATTGTAGGCGACCTGCAGGTAACAGCACTTGCGCCTGCACAGCTTATCGATTACAGGCGAAAAACCGTGGGTCACATTTTCCAAACCTTGAACTTGATCCCAACATTAACCGCGGCTGAGAACATAGAACTGCCCATGATGGCGCTGGGCATAGACAAAAGCAAAAGAAAACAGCGAGTCAAAGAACTGCTTGGCGTGGTAGGCTTGACTCCTCGAGCTGACCACAAACCCGACGAACTGAGCGGTGGAGAACAGCAGCGTGCAGCAATGGCGGCAGCATTGGCAAACGACGCCCCCGTTATCCTCGCAGACGAACCCACAGGCGAGTTGGACACAACCAACGCTAAAATCGTGGTCGACTACTTGGTGAAAATCAGTCGAGAACTAGGCAAAACAATCATCATGGTGACGCACGACCCTAACATAGCGCGGCACGCCGACAGAATCCTCCGAATTGAGGACGGCACAATCAAAGCGGCATTGACACCAGCCCAAGTCTTAGAGCCCACAGCGGCAATTTCCTACGTTGATCAGCTCAAATCGAGGCTAGTAGACATAGACGCGCAGATGGAACAGCTGGACAAAGACTTCCGCGCAGGCAAAATCGACGGAGACCAATACGCCGAGCAAAGACAGAGACTCAACCAGGCAAAAACAGGATTGCTCGACGAACTGCACCGAATGGGCGTCGTTATCTAA
- a CDS encoding 30S ribosomal protein S30e: MPTHGSLSKAGKVRGQTPKIAPVERRKPTPRMRSRRNYEKRLLLQRKAGQNWV, encoded by the coding sequence ATGCCTACACACGGAAGTCTTTCAAAAGCCGGCAAAGTGAGGGGACAGACCCCTAAGATTGCTCCTGTGGAGAGAAGGAAGCCCACGCCTAGGATGCGTTCCAGACGCAACTATGAGAAAAGGCTACTTCTTCAGCGCAAGGCGGGGCAGAACTGGGTCTAG
- a CDS encoding radical SAM protein: protein MKRNKQKKETTSLATCEKVIQENSRTNSLGSKTPRHEKHAKPNFRFQWHITDRCNLACKHCYIEDNNSVELSTEEITQVIDHLAEVLERWNYSGSVSLTGGEALMRRDFEKIVKAIRKHEQFKNILVMTNGVQISGETIEFLRDNDCAVQVSIDGFTKQQHDEIRGEGNFDKAIATLGKLSESGIYTAVHYVVHRLNCPTSIDQLKGFFSLFGQAAVKQVVFSLLIPIGKGREMRRLLLSPNEVRTLFNQLIEVSRDFPTVHLDTNRPLWAATEACSGGACPVGFWYCTILPNGDVLPCRRLPIVLGNLRNQSFYEIWYKSDILWRLREHRKIEVCGQCKLLDQCGGCRGMAYAVYGDYMARDPECFLLSDGQESS from the coding sequence ATGAAGAGGAATAAGCAGAAGAAAGAAACAACTTCTCTAGCAACGTGCGAAAAAGTAATCCAAGAAAACTCCAGGACAAACTCTCTGGGTTCCAAAACTCCTCGGCACGAAAAACACGCGAAACCAAACTTTCGGTTTCAATGGCACATCACAGACAGATGCAATCTCGCGTGCAAACACTGCTACATAGAAGACAATAACTCGGTAGAACTGAGTACCGAAGAGATTACTCAAGTTATTGACCATCTTGCTGAAGTCCTAGAGCGGTGGAATTACTCGGGAAGCGTCTCTCTTACTGGAGGCGAGGCGCTCATGAGACGCGACTTTGAGAAAATTGTGAAAGCAATCAGAAAACACGAACAGTTCAAGAACATTTTGGTGATGACTAACGGTGTGCAGATTTCAGGTGAGACTATCGAGTTCCTGAGAGATAACGACTGTGCCGTTCAGGTCAGCATAGACGGCTTCACCAAACAACAACATGATGAAATCAGAGGTGAAGGAAATTTCGACAAAGCCATCGCAACGCTTGGGAAGCTGTCCGAATCAGGTATCTATACTGCCGTGCACTACGTCGTTCACAGGCTAAACTGTCCCACAAGTATCGATCAGTTGAAAGGCTTCTTCAGCTTGTTTGGGCAAGCTGCCGTAAAACAGGTCGTTTTCAGCCTGTTGATTCCAATAGGCAAGGGAAGAGAAATGAGAAGGTTACTGCTCTCACCCAATGAGGTCAGAACCTTGTTCAACCAGTTAATTGAGGTTTCAAGAGATTTTCCAACCGTGCATTTGGACACAAATCGTCCGTTGTGGGCGGCGACCGAAGCCTGCTCAGGCGGCGCATGCCCTGTTGGCTTTTGGTATTGCACTATTCTTCCAAACGGCGACGTGCTTCCATGCAGGCGCCTGCCAATCGTTTTGGGCAACCTGAGAAACCAGTCCTTCTATGAGATCTGGTACAAATCAGACATCTTGTGGAGACTAAGGGAGCATCGAAAGATTGAAGTCTGCGGTCAGTGTAAGCTGCTAGATCAGTGTGGGGGATGTAGAGGCATGGCCTACGCAGTTTACGGAGACTACATGGCAAGAGATCCCGAATGCTTTCTTCTCTCTGATGGACAAGAAAGCTCCTAA
- a CDS encoding amidohydrolase, translating into MSDGGMGADLVIIDANVITMHSAKPQAQAIAVKGGKIVDVGATSAMKRWIDAQTRIINLKGKTVVPGLIDTHAHMITLGSPLPMIDLRGVHSIREIKRRLAAKVKETGRGRWIQGRGWDQDRLKEKRYPTKWDLDRVSPENPVMLKRVCGHIGVANSKALKIAKIDADETASLGNLVSRDPKTGEPTGILLEGASDVLWDLPEPSEEDLRAACGRACAEAVKVGLTSVTWLVYKPNEVHALKKLRRQGKLPLRINVMIPIEYFRSFRDKALDDQFLRQRCVKIFTDGSLGARTAALEKPYADEPSTKGVLYYSQEELSKLISEVDNAGYQAALHAIGDLALGQALEAFKTMLNRERIAKMRHRIEHASILNPKLIRQIKKLGLIVCVQPHFVVSDFWVEDRLGHERARWTYALKSMVESGILIAASSDAPAEPLNPILGLWAAVARESFPEERLSVRETLEAYTINAAYFSFEEDVKGSIAVGKYADLTVLSHDPFKVEPERIRDIRVEMTIVDGKVVYSALD; encoded by the coding sequence GTGAGCGATGGTGGTATGGGCGCCGACCTAGTCATCATTGATGCCAACGTTATCACCATGCATTCAGCTAAACCGCAGGCACAAGCCATCGCCGTTAAGGGCGGCAAGATTGTAGATGTCGGCGCAACCTCCGCCATGAAACGATGGATTGATGCACAAACCCGGATCATCAATCTAAAAGGAAAAACCGTTGTTCCGGGTCTCATCGACACGCATGCACACATGATTACGCTGGGTAGTCCTTTGCCTATGATAGATCTGAGAGGTGTTCACTCAATCAGAGAAATCAAGCGCAGATTAGCTGCAAAAGTGAAAGAAACGGGGAGAGGGAGATGGATTCAGGGCCGAGGATGGGATCAAGACCGCTTGAAGGAGAAGAGGTATCCAACTAAATGGGACTTGGACCGGGTTTCTCCCGAAAATCCAGTCATGCTTAAACGCGTCTGCGGACACATCGGCGTGGCGAACAGCAAAGCCTTGAAAATCGCCAAGATAGACGCAGATGAAACTGCTTCGCTCGGGAACCTTGTGAGCAGAGACCCAAAAACTGGTGAACCAACAGGTATTCTCCTTGAGGGAGCATCGGACGTTTTATGGGATTTGCCCGAACCCAGCGAAGAAGATCTGCGTGCTGCGTGCGGTCGAGCATGCGCAGAGGCTGTTAAAGTTGGCTTGACCAGTGTCACATGGTTAGTCTACAAACCCAATGAAGTCCACGCTTTAAAGAAACTGAGACGACAAGGGAAGCTGCCGCTCAGGATTAATGTCATGATTCCCATTGAATATTTTCGCAGCTTTAGGGACAAGGCACTAGACGATCAATTTCTGAGACAAAGATGCGTCAAGATCTTCACCGATGGCTCGCTGGGCGCTCGAACAGCCGCCTTGGAAAAACCATACGCGGATGAGCCCTCAACCAAAGGCGTTCTTTATTACAGCCAAGAAGAGCTGAGCAAACTCATCAGCGAAGTGGATAACGCGGGGTATCAAGCTGCCCTTCACGCCATAGGCGATTTGGCTTTAGGTCAAGCCCTCGAAGCCTTCAAGACTATGCTAAACCGAGAACGGATCGCCAAAATGCGGCATCGCATCGAACACGCATCGATATTGAATCCGAAGCTGATTAGGCAGATCAAGAAGCTTGGCTTGATTGTTTGTGTGCAGCCTCATTTTGTAGTCTCAGATTTCTGGGTTGAAGACCGCTTGGGACATGAAAGGGCTCGTTGGACGTATGCGTTGAAGTCAATGGTGGAAAGTGGAATTCTTATAGCCGCCAGCTCTGACGCCCCTGCTGAGCCTTTGAACCCCATCTTAGGCTTGTGGGCTGCTGTTGCAAGAGAGTCATTTCCAGAAGAGCGGCTTTCTGTCAGAGAAACGCTTGAAGCCTACACTATAAATGCAGCTTATTTCTCGTTTGAAGAGGATGTCAAAGGTTCAATTGCAGTGGGCAAATATGCTGACCTAACAGTTTTGTCACATGATCCGTTCAAGGTTGAACCAGAAAGAATCAGGGATATTCGAGTTGAGATGACTATCGTTGATGGAAAAGTTGTCTACTCAGCGCTTGATTAG
- a CDS encoding glycosyltransferase family 2 protein codes for MILALYALFMLLVSVMLFYLVRHYVFSLVALYYRKGQPNYALHGLSFKPMVSVLIPARNEETVLGRLLYRITELTYPKDKLEVIVINDASKDQTGNIAEDFARMHSIIKVIHREPSFAGKGKPSSLNEGLKHSKGQILICFDADYYPPIDIVEKLVGYFVDPEVGLVQGRVTVLNESASLVSRLAAMERIGGYRVDQLARDKLGLIPQYGGTVGAVKRELIEALGGWDTSILADDTDLTFQVCRAGFKVRYANGAECYEEAVSDWRSLWRQRHRWAKGHMQCFFKHFLPVLRSESLSLREKIDGLLLLNVYFLPILAGLSWLLGAVIFFQSPTSWFESMWALLPVFAFSGVGNFGLFFEIGVGLYLDKRARLSWLMPLLLLSFVFNVLICSKAFLDVVISKIARNNEHSWNKTLHNGDEPKCL; via the coding sequence GTGATTCTTGCCCTTTACGCTCTGTTTATGCTTCTGGTTTCGGTGATGCTGTTTTATCTTGTTAGACACTATGTTTTCTCGCTTGTGGCTTTGTACTATCGGAAAGGTCAACCTAATTACGCGTTGCATGGCTTAAGTTTCAAACCCATGGTTTCAGTCTTGATACCTGCTCGAAATGAGGAGACAGTCCTCGGCAGGCTTTTGTACAGAATTACAGAGCTCACTTACCCAAAGGACAAGCTTGAAGTGATTGTCATCAACGATGCCTCAAAGGACCAGACTGGAAATATCGCGGAGGATTTTGCCCGAATGCACAGCATCATCAAAGTCATTCACAGAGAACCGAGCTTCGCTGGAAAAGGCAAGCCCAGTTCGCTCAACGAGGGACTCAAACACTCCAAAGGTCAGATTCTGATCTGTTTTGACGCTGACTATTATCCTCCAATCGATATCGTTGAAAAGCTAGTCGGATATTTCGTGGATCCTGAAGTGGGGTTGGTTCAAGGCAGGGTGACAGTTCTGAATGAGTCTGCAAGCCTAGTTTCAAGGCTAGCAGCTATGGAACGCATTGGCGGCTATCGAGTAGATCAGTTGGCACGGGATAAACTTGGCTTAATCCCGCAATATGGAGGCACAGTGGGCGCGGTGAAGAGGGAGCTCATTGAAGCTTTGGGCGGTTGGGACACGAGCATCTTGGCTGATGACACTGACCTGACGTTTCAGGTCTGCAGAGCTGGGTTCAAGGTGCGCTATGCTAATGGTGCTGAGTGCTACGAGGAGGCTGTAAGCGATTGGAGATCTTTGTGGCGTCAGAGACACAGATGGGCGAAGGGTCACATGCAATGTTTCTTCAAGCATTTTCTACCTGTCTTGAGAAGTGAGAGTTTGAGCCTGAGGGAGAAGATTGATGGACTGCTGTTGTTGAATGTTTACTTTCTTCCGATTCTCGCAGGATTATCATGGCTTTTAGGAGCAGTTATTTTCTTTCAGTCGCCTACCAGTTGGTTCGAGTCTATGTGGGCACTTCTTCCTGTGTTCGCTTTCAGTGGAGTTGGCAACTTTGGTTTGTTCTTTGAGATTGGTGTGGGTTTGTATCTTGATAAGAGGGCGCGGTTGAGTTGGTTAATGCCTCTTCTGCTATTGTCCTTCGTGTTCAATGTGCTTATCTGCTCCAAAGCTTTCCTCGACGTGGTCATTTCGAAAATAGCTCGCAACAACGAACATAGCTGGAACAAAACACTTCACAATGGGGATGAACCGAAGTGCCTCTAG